From the Thermomicrobiales bacterium genome, the window TCGTGCTGTCATCGTGTGACCGTCCTCGTATTGTCACGGCCAACACGATGATCGCTGCGAGCACGGCGAGATAGAAGCCAATTCGGAATGTTGCTTCGGTACTGAACTGGCCGATGATCCCGGTGCCGAGGATCGTTGGCGTGAACTCGGAGATCGAAGAGCTAAGAGCGGCCTTCGGGTCCAGGGAGTGACCCGCGTAGTAGAGCCAGGCGAACAGATCGAGACCGAACACGATCGGGTAGATGATGATTGGCAACGCCAGGAGCCAGCGCAAGCGGCTCTTGACCCAGAACGACAGCACGGCGAGCACGGCGATCGCCGGAATCGCGATCCGCGAGATCGTGCGCTCGATCCTGGCTGCGTTTTCCAGCTTCATCATGCCGATATAGTGGTTGAGGCCATCGACCTCGGAGACATCGCCGCGCATCTCGTTGACGAACGCGTCGATCGTGAGCCCCTTGGGGTATTGCGGTGCGTGCAGCGTAATCGACCAGTACGGCAGGAAGATCGTCAGGATCAGCAGCACGGCCGCCAGGAGCAACCCGCCCAGATGCAGCGCATCGGTGCGTGACATGCTCGCTCGCTCAGCTTTCGTGGCTCCTCCTATCGGCGTGCTGTCTGCCGTTGTCGTGGCATGTTCTAGAGCAGTCATCGTGATCACCTTCTTCAGGAACTTCGGTTTACCGGCCCTCTTGGCCGTGTTGGGGGTTCCCTCCACCCGCCCGGCCGCCGGATCAGGCCGGCTCGACGATGAAGTAGCCCATCATCTCGAGGTGCAGCGCCGAGCAGAACTCGGTGCAGTAGAACGGGTAGACACCGGCGCGATCGGCGGTGAATGTCACCGTCGTCGTCTCGCCCGGCTCGATACTCAGCTGAATATGCTGGCCGGGGAAGGCGAAGCCGTGTGTCGCGTCCTGCGCCATCTCGATGTTGGTGATGTTCAGGACGATCTCGTTGCCTTCGGTCACCTCAATCGTGTCCGGTGTGAAGTGCGAGCGGATTGAGGTCATGTTGATCGTGACTTTGTTGCCCTCACGTAC encodes:
- a CDS encoding cytochrome C — translated: MSRTDALHLGGLLLAAVLLILTIFLPYWSITLHAPQYPKGLTIDAFVNEMRGDVSEVDGLNHYIGMMKLENAARIERTISRIAIPAIAVLAVLSFWVKSRLRWLLALPIIIYPIVFGLDLFAWLYYAGHSLDPKAALSSSISEFTPTILGTGIIGQFSTEATFRIGFYLAVLAAIIVLAVTIRGRSHDDSTT